The sequence CGCAAAGGTGCGGTGGCACCGCGAGGTTCCCGCTCGCCCGCACCCCTCTGGGGCCGCGTTGCAGACGCCCGAGGAGGTAACCCGCCGTGCAACGCATCCTCGCCACCGAACTGGCCGCTCATCCGTACGAACAAGTGCAGGTCGCCGGCTGGGTCCATCGCGTCCGCCGGCTCAAGTCGGTGACCTTCCTGATCGTCCGGGACGCCGCCGGCCTCGCCCAGGTGGTGATCACCGACCGGGCGGTCGCCGCGCCGCTCACCGAGGAGAGCGTGGTGACCGTCACCGGCACGGTCACCCCGAACGAGCAGGCTCCCGGTGGGATCGAGCTGACCGGTCCGGAGATCCACACCCAGTCCGCCGTGGACGTGCCGCTGCCGTTCGAGCTGCATCGGCCCACACTGACCGCCGGATTGCCGGTCCAGCTGGACCACGCCGCGCTGGCGCTGCGGCACCCGGTCCGGCGGGCCGCGCTGCGGATCGCCGCGGCCGCCACCGCCGGGTTCCGCGCCGCGCTGGAGGCGCAGCGCTTCGTCGAGGTGCACACCCCGAAGATCGTCGAGTCGGCGACCGAGTCCGGCGCCGACGTCTTCCGGCTGGACTACTTCGGCCGGGCCGCCTATCTGGCGCAGTCGCCGCAGTTCTACAAGCAGATGATGGTCGGGGTCCTGGAACGGGTCTACGAGGTCGGCCCGGTGTTCCGCGCCGAGAACAGCGACACTGCGCGACACCTGACCCAGTACACCTCACTGGACGCCGAGATGGGTTTCATCGCCGACCACCGGACCGTGATGGCGGTGCTGACCGGCACCGTCGCCGGGATGTTCGGCGAGATCACCGCGCGGACCGGGGTGCCGACGCCACGGGTGCCGGCGGAGATCCCGGCGGTGCACTTCACCGAGGCGCTGCGGATCGCCGGCGCCCCGGCGGACGAGCCGGACCTGGCGCCGGCGCACGAGCGGGCGCTGGGCGCGTGGGCGCGGCGCGAGCACGGTTCCGAGCTCGTCTTCGTGACCGGCTACCCGATGCGCAAACGGCCCTTCTACACCCATCCGGACCCCGCCGACCCGGCGTACTCGAACGGTTTCGACCTGATCTTCCGGGGCTTGGAGATCGTCACCGGCGGGCAGCGGTTGCACCGGCACGCCGACTACGTCGCCGCGCTGCGCGCGGCCGGCGAGCCACTTGCCGCCCATCGCGGCTACCTGGACGCCTTCCGGTACGGCATGCCCCCGCACGGCGGCTGGGCCATCGGCCTGGAACGCCTGGTGGCGAAGCTGACCGGCGCGGCGAACGTCCGCGAGGTGACGGCCTTCCCGCGTGACCCGCACCGGATCGCGCCGTAAGGTTCGCACGGTGACATGCGACGGGATCGACGGTGCCGGTGCTGATCGACCTTGACGCGGCGCCGCCGCCGGCTCCGGCGCGGTCCCGGCGGCTCCCGTGGCGCCGTCTGCGGATCGCCGCCGCGGCGGCCGCCGTGCTGCTCCTGCTCGGCGCCGCGGCCGCGCCACCGGTGGCGGTCGTGTTCCCGCGGGTGGCCGACACGGGCGGGCGGTCGGCCGTGGCCGTCCTGCTCACCCCGCAGGCGCTCGTCACCGCGCACCCGGCCTCGGGCGGCGACGAGATCGACGTGGTGGCCCGGCCGCTGGCGCCGGGCGGCCCGTCGTGGCGCTCCCGGCTGTCGCTGCCGGCGAGGGATTCGCTGCGGTTGTCACGTTCCGGTTCGGTGCTGGTCGTCGACGACGAGCTCACCGTGCGGATCCTCGACGCCGCCACCGGCCGTGAGCGCTGGGCCGTCGGTCCTGACGACAGCGCGCTGGTCACCGGCGACCGCGTGCTGCTCACCCGGTACGACGCCGCGGGCGCTTCCGAGCTGCGGCTGGCGGAGCTGGAGACCGGCCGGGTCCGGTGGTCGCGGCCGGGTGAGGCGTTCGCCGCGGTGCTCGGCGACGCCGGGCGCTACCTGTTCACGCTGGCCGCGGACGGGCGCGCCGAGGTGCGCTCGGCGGTGGACGGGCGGCTGCTCGGCAGCCGGCCGCTGAACGAGTCGGTGGACCCGGACGACCCGGACGTCGCGGTCGTCGGTGAGCGGGTGTACGTCCTCGGCCCGGCCTCGGTCACCGCGCTGCGGCTGGCCGATCTGACCCCGGCCTGGCGGTCCCCGGCCCGGGTGCCGATGCCGACCGGCGCGACCCGCTGCGGCGACCTGGTGTGCTTCCCCGGCGAGCGGGGGCTCACCGCGGTGGACGCGGGCACCGGGGCGACACGCTGGTCCGCGCCGGAGTGGGTGGCGTACTCCGGCGGTGTGGCGTCCGCCCGGGACCGCCGCACCGTGCTGCTCGACCCGGCGACCGGGCGGGTCATCCGCCGGCTGGGCCGGGGCCGGGCGACCGGCGGCCTGATGCTGCGTGTGGACGGCGACCACACCCGGGTCAGCGACCTGCGCACCGGCCGGGCGTACGGGACGCTGCCCGGTGTGCTCCCGTACGGCTGCACCGCCGCCGGGGACCTGCTGGCCTGCCCCCAGGCGGGCGGCACGACGGTGTGGCGGGTGCTCAGAACAGCGTCGTGAGGTGCCGCTCGACGACCGGCATGACCTCGGCGACCGGCACCGGGCGGCCGAGTTCGGCGCTGAGCGAGGTGACCCCGGCATCGCGGATCCCGCACGGCACGAACCGGTCGAAGTTGGCCAGGTCGCAGTCGCAGTTGAGGGCGAAGCCGTGCAGCGTCACGCCGCGCGCCACCCGGATCCCGATCTGGGCGATCTTGCGGTCCGGGCCGCCGTCGGTGGCCCGGACCCAGGCGCCGCTGCGCCCCTCGACCCGCTCGGTGATCACGCCGAACTCCGCGCAGACGTCGATCAGCAGCTGCTCGACGCGGCGTACGTACGCCACCACGTCGACCGGGTCGGGCAGGCGCAGGATCGGGTAGCCGACCAGCTGCCCAGGCCCGTGCCAGGTGATCTTGCCGCCGCGGTCCACGTCGACCACCGGGGTGCCGTCGAACGGCCGGTCGGCGGGCTCGGTGCGCTTGCCCGCGGTGAAGACGCTGGGGTGTTCCAGCAGCAGGACGGTGTCCGGCTGGTCGCCGTTCACCACGGCCTCGTGCAGACGCTTCTGCTCGTCCCACGCGTCGCGGTAGTCGACCAGCCCCGGGCGCAGAACGGTGAGTACGGAGGAAGTCACGTCGGCAAGCGTAGACCGGTACCGGCCGGTACCTACCGGTCGACCGGGTCGGTGCCGCGACGGATACGCCACACCAGCACGTCGTCGACCCGCTCGGGCTCGCCCAGCAGCGCCCGGGCGGTCACCTCCACCGCGGACCGGTTCAGCGTCTGGTGGTCCGAGCCGGTGATCTCGTCGGCCAGGAAGATCGCGTCCACCCCCCAGTAGGCGAGATCCGACCTCGCCTGGGCCCGGTCGGCGTTGCTCACCTGCGGGGTCTCGCCGTACCAGCCGGCGCGCAGGAACAGCCAGTCGGTGGCCCGGGGCGGGGCGCCGATCCGGCCCTCCCGCTTGCGGCCCTCCTCGCCGGCGGCCTGCGGGCCGAGGAAGTAGCCCTCCGGGATCCGGAACTGCCGGCCGCCGCGGGCCATCGTGTACGCCTGCCAGCGCTGCCCGTCCGCGGTCACGTTGAGCGCGAACGGCAGCGCGGTCAGCGTGCCGCCCGGCGGGACGTACCTCTTCCAGGTGCCGTCGGCGATGAACGCCGGCTCGGCGGCCCGGTGCTGCACGCGCAGCGGGAGCGGGATGATCGGCAGCAGGCTGACCACCACCGCCGTGGAGAGCCCGGCGTGCAGCGCGCCGACCGGGATCCGCCGGCTGATCAGCTGGTCCAGGATCAGCGCGAGCACGATGCCGAACACCCCGATCACGACGAGCGCGAACCGCAGCGGCAGCGCCGAGTCGAACAGCGGCAGGTGCATCAGCGAGGTGTAGGGCAGCGGGATGTCCCACTCGTGCTTGTTCACCATCGGCCGCGGGCCCCAGGACAGCACCAGGAAGACCAGGCCGACCGCGCCCACCGCGCGCAGCGTGGCCCGCCGCCCCGGCTCGGCGCGCCACCACAGCAGCCCGAACGAGACCAGGATCAGCACGACCAGGGGCAGGCCGAAGAACGACGTCTCCTCGGTCCGGTTCGGCGCCAGCTCCTTGCCCAACCCGAACAGCGTGCCCAGCGAGCGGCTCGGATAGGTGAGGTACGCCGCCACGTCCTCGACGAAGTAGCGCTGGTTGAACCCGGTCCCGGAGAACGTCTGCGGGCCGGCGAAGTGCATGTAGAGCGGATAGCCGAGCAGCGTGCCGGCCACCACCGCGGTCACGCCCAGGGCGGCCAGCACGGTGGGCAGCGCCGCGCGCGCCTCGGCCCGCACCGACTTCGCCAGCGACCAGACGACCACGAAGATTCCGCTGGCCAGGGCGGTGTAGAACAGCCCCTCGGCGGCGATCGAGAAGCCGACCGCGAGCAACAGCCCCAGCCGCAGCCCGTTGCGTAGCCACCGCCCCGGTTCGCGCAGTTTCAGCACCTGCCAGAGCACGACCGGCGCGATCCAGCCGGCGGTCCAGTTCAGGTGGCCGTTGGCGTGCGAGATGAACCCCGGGGCGAATCCGCAGAACAGCCCGGCCACGGCCGCCGCGCCGGCGTGCCGCACCAGCCAGCGGCGCAGGAACAGGTACCACGCGAACGCCGAGCCAGCCAGGTTCAGCGTCAGCACGGTCACGAAGCTGATCTGCGGCCCGGCCAGGTGCGTCAGCGGGGCGAACAGCACGGTGTACACCGTGATCGAGGTGTTCGCGGCCAGGTTGACGCCGAGCGGGGTGTTCAGCAGATCGGTGAAGAACGGGTCCGACCCCTGGGTGACGGTGTAGTACCCGTACCCCATCAGCCACTCGAAGAAGGCCTGGTCACCGACGTTGTCGGAGAGCACGTGAGTGTACGGGTCGTCCCAGAGGCCGCCGGTCACGTACACCGCCAGGGCGAGCGCGACCAGGGCCATGGTCAGGTGGGCACGCCACACCCGCCAGCGGCGCCCGGACGTGCTGTCGGGCTCCGAGGGCGGGTCGGCGGACGCGGCGGGGGCAGGGGCGGCGACGGACATCACGCGCAGGTTAGCAGCGCGTGCTCTAGATCAGCGGCTAACCGTGGGTTGCGGTTGCAACGCGGCCGCCAAGGCGGACTCAATGTCCGGGTACGTCCAGGAGAATCCTGCGTTGCGCAGAACGCCAGGGATTGCCCGCTGGCTCCGCTGTGCCTCCCCGCCCAGCTCGCCCAGCGCCAGGTCCAGCACCGGGCCGGGCACGCTCAGCAGCGCCGGGCGGCGCAGCTTGGCGGCCAGCGCCCTGGTGAACTGCTCGTTCGTGCACTGCACCGCGGAGACCAGGTTGACCGGGCCGGCCAGGTCCGTCCGCTGCAGGAGGAACTCGGCGGCGCGCAGCCAGTCGGTCAGCGCGATCCAGGCCATCCACTGCCGCCCGCCGCCGATCTTGGCGCCGCCGCCCAGCTTGAACAGCGGCAGCAACGGTTTCAGCAGTGAGCCCTGCCGGTCCAGGACCGGTGCGGTGCGCAGCAGCACGACCCGGGCGCCGGCGTCCTCGGCCGGCCGGGCGGCGGCCTCCCAGACCCGGCAGATGTCGGCCAGGAACGT is a genomic window of Actinoplanes teichomyceticus ATCC 31121 containing:
- a CDS encoding PQQ-binding-like beta-propeller repeat protein, translated to MLIDLDAAPPPAPARSRRLPWRRLRIAAAAAAVLLLLGAAAAPPVAVVFPRVADTGGRSAVAVLLTPQALVTAHPASGGDEIDVVARPLAPGGPSWRSRLSLPARDSLRLSRSGSVLVVDDELTVRILDAATGRERWAVGPDDSALVTGDRVLLTRYDAAGASELRLAELETGRVRWSRPGEAFAAVLGDAGRYLFTLAADGRAEVRSAVDGRLLGSRPLNESVDPDDPDVAVVGERVYVLGPASVTALRLADLTPAWRSPARVPMPTGATRCGDLVCFPGERGLTAVDAGTGATRWSAPEWVAYSGGVASARDRRTVLLDPATGRVIRRLGRGRATGGLMLRVDGDHTRVSDLRTGRAYGTLPGVLPYGCTAAGDLLACPQAGGTTVWRVLRTAS
- the lipB gene encoding lipoyl(octanoyl) transferase LipB; the protein is MTSSVLTVLRPGLVDYRDAWDEQKRLHEAVVNGDQPDTVLLLEHPSVFTAGKRTEPADRPFDGTPVVDVDRGGKITWHGPGQLVGYPILRLPDPVDVVAYVRRVEQLLIDVCAEFGVITERVEGRSGAWVRATDGGPDRKIAQIGIRVARGVTLHGFALNCDCDLANFDRFVPCGIRDAGVTSLSAELGRPVPVAEVMPVVERHLTTLF
- a CDS encoding TIGR01777 family oxidoreductase → MRIVMAGASGFLGVRLAERLRAGGHDIHRLVRHPAGVGESTWTPSQGRLDPAVLAGADAVINLAGANIGAHRWTTRYKNVLRASRVDTTDTLARAIAKLPETERPRTLLQASAVGWYGDTGDHEVTEEAPAGATFLADICRVWEAAARPAEDAGARVVLLRTAPVLDRQGSLLKPLLPLFKLGGGAKIGGGRQWMAWIALTDWLRAAEFLLQRTDLAGPVNLVSAVQCTNEQFTRALAAKLRRPALLSVPGPVLDLALGELGGEAQRSQRAIPGVLRNAGFSWTYPDIESALAAALQPQPTVSR
- a CDS encoding DUF2079 domain-containing protein — translated: MSVAAPAPAASADPPSEPDSTSGRRWRVWRAHLTMALVALALAVYVTGGLWDDPYTHVLSDNVGDQAFFEWLMGYGYYTVTQGSDPFFTDLLNTPLGVNLAANTSITVYTVLFAPLTHLAGPQISFVTVLTLNLAGSAFAWYLFLRRWLVRHAGAAAVAGLFCGFAPGFISHANGHLNWTAGWIAPVVLWQVLKLREPGRWLRNGLRLGLLLAVGFSIAAEGLFYTALASGIFVVVWSLAKSVRAEARAALPTVLAALGVTAVVAGTLLGYPLYMHFAGPQTFSGTGFNQRYFVEDVAAYLTYPSRSLGTLFGLGKELAPNRTEETSFFGLPLVVLILVSFGLLWWRAEPGRRATLRAVGAVGLVFLVLSWGPRPMVNKHEWDIPLPYTSLMHLPLFDSALPLRFALVVIGVFGIVLALILDQLISRRIPVGALHAGLSTAVVVSLLPIIPLPLRVQHRAAEPAFIADGTWKRYVPPGGTLTALPFALNVTADGQRWQAYTMARGGRQFRIPEGYFLGPQAAGEEGRKREGRIGAPPRATDWLFLRAGWYGETPQVSNADRAQARSDLAYWGVDAIFLADEITGSDHQTLNRSAVEVTARALLGEPERVDDVLVWRIRRGTDPVDR
- the aspS gene encoding aspartate--tRNA(Asn) ligase, coding for MQRILATELAAHPYEQVQVAGWVHRVRRLKSVTFLIVRDAAGLAQVVITDRAVAAPLTEESVVTVTGTVTPNEQAPGGIELTGPEIHTQSAVDVPLPFELHRPTLTAGLPVQLDHAALALRHPVRRAALRIAAAATAGFRAALEAQRFVEVHTPKIVESATESGADVFRLDYFGRAAYLAQSPQFYKQMMVGVLERVYEVGPVFRAENSDTARHLTQYTSLDAEMGFIADHRTVMAVLTGTVAGMFGEITARTGVPTPRVPAEIPAVHFTEALRIAGAPADEPDLAPAHERALGAWARREHGSELVFVTGYPMRKRPFYTHPDPADPAYSNGFDLIFRGLEIVTGGQRLHRHADYVAALRAAGEPLAAHRGYLDAFRYGMPPHGGWAIGLERLVAKLTGAANVREVTAFPRDPHRIAP